In one Candidatus Micrarchaeota archaeon genomic region, the following are encoded:
- a CDS encoding pentapeptide repeat-containing protein yields MRANGQTAIEFLSTYGFTFLIIALVLLFLILYTSLPKTILPFQCTFYNAFSCHDLIYINLPNDTGSQLIILASAGQIGVVNFTSFNASINNIHSTSGYCTPNTVIPGERFFCVANFSTVGVQGELYDGVFSMSAGYCANSPSSLNNYSCPASNSFIYGGSFRTESSPSKPPVLVTFAISQMQDPKSDVLGLDGANYVYGQLPLTMTYKSGTGHTLFYNSTVLTGGNTIYTFHSVSGCGITTEGAYFVASQSCTITATYLGLTYRSCQLPHPPNHEDASYCYVGGYDMSGESIVQSNFSHAYLVNANMTGTNFNQGVNFEYADLEYAIITNANFHNVDLKGANLGNVIGISTYFRSANLSYTYMVNGYFVGSDFSSANLSYANMQNADFANAKFRGANLAYANLNGANITGASFSGAYTQGCTGCP; encoded by the coding sequence ATGCGGGCAAATGGGCAGACGGCGATAGAGTTCCTTTCGACATACGGGTTCACCTTCCTCATAATAGCGCTGGTGCTGCTGTTCCTGATACTGTACACATCGCTCCCGAAGACGATACTGCCATTCCAGTGCACGTTCTACAACGCATTCAGCTGCCACGATCTCATATACATAAACCTGCCAAACGACACCGGGTCGCAGCTGATAATACTCGCAAGCGCCGGGCAGATCGGCGTGGTCAACTTCACCAGTTTCAACGCCTCCATAAACAACATACACAGCACGAGCGGCTACTGCACGCCCAATACCGTAATACCGGGGGAAAGGTTCTTCTGCGTCGCGAATTTCAGCACGGTAGGGGTGCAGGGGGAGCTGTATGACGGCGTATTCAGCATGTCGGCCGGCTATTGCGCCAATTCGCCCTCAAGCCTCAACAACTACAGCTGCCCCGCTTCCAACAGCTTCATATACGGCGGGAGTTTCAGGACAGAGAGCTCGCCATCCAAGCCGCCGGTGCTTGTCACATTTGCGATATCGCAAATGCAGGACCCGAAGTCGGACGTACTAGGACTTGACGGCGCAAACTACGTATACGGCCAATTGCCGCTTACGATGACGTATAAATCGGGCACCGGGCACACGCTGTTCTACAACTCAACAGTTTTGACGGGCGGCAATACGATATACACGTTCCATTCCGTATCTGGGTGCGGGATAACCACGGAAGGCGCGTACTTCGTCGCATCGCAGAGCTGCACGATAACGGCCACATACCTCGGCTTAACATACAGGAGCTGCCAGCTCCCGCATCCGCCGAACCATGAAGACGCTTCGTACTGCTATGTCGGGGGCTACGACATGTCCGGAGAAAGCATAGTCCAAAGCAACTTTTCACATGCGTATCTGGTAAACGCCAACATGACCGGGACAAACTTCAACCAGGGCGTCAATTTCGAATACGCGGATCTTGAATACGCGATAATCACAAATGCAAATTTCCATAACGTGGATCTCAAGGGGGCGAATCTGGGGAACGTCATCGGGATATCAACCTATTTCCGCAGCGCAAACCTGTCGTATACATACATGGTCAACGGCTATTTCGTGGGTTCGGATTTTTCAAGCGCCAACCTCTCGTATGCAAACATGCAAAACGCGGATTTTGCAAATGCAAAGTTCAGGGGCGCGAATCTCGCGTACGCAAACCTGAATGGGGCCAATATCACCGGTGCAAGCTTCAGCGGCGCATACACGCAGGGCTGCACCGGCTGCCCGTAA
- the rsmA gene encoding ribosomal RNA small subunit methyltransferase A, with translation MDASDYKSAIRALGARKSLGQNFMVNRQIAAMESEYARDMSVVELGPGLGILTLELCKTARRVVAIEKDERLFNMLGSELKSKKLRLINGDFFSMEKKEFDGIDIMVSNIPYSLSSKTIYWLGSMGIPALICIQREFAEHMLAAPGTRSYSKLSVISALRFRAHLVMEVGANNFYPVPNVDSSLVYLAPKPGIMDEKTASTISLIMGHKKKRLRNAIADSAKSLGISKECARLVSEKIGHADERPFHMDPETILGVAKDVNRALY, from the coding sequence ATGGACGCTTCGGATTACAAGAGCGCGATAAGGGCCCTCGGCGCCCGAAAATCCTTGGGGCAGAACTTCATGGTCAACAGGCAGATAGCTGCAATGGAGTCGGAGTATGCCAGGGATATGAGCGTGGTGGAGCTGGGACCAGGCCTGGGAATACTCACCTTGGAGCTCTGCAAGACCGCAAGGCGCGTAGTTGCCATAGAGAAGGACGAGCGCCTTTTCAATATGCTGGGCTCGGAGCTCAAGTCCAAGAAGCTCAGGCTCATAAACGGCGATTTCTTTTCGATGGAAAAGAAGGAATTCGATGGCATAGACATAATGGTATCTAACATACCGTACAGCCTTTCAAGCAAGACGATATACTGGCTGGGCTCCATGGGCATACCAGCGCTCATATGCATACAGCGTGAATTCGCGGAGCACATGCTTGCTGCTCCGGGGACGCGGAGCTATTCCAAGCTAAGCGTCATATCCGCGCTCAGGTTCAGGGCGCATTTGGTAATGGAGGTAGGTGCGAACAACTTCTACCCTGTGCCTAATGTCGATTCTTCGCTGGTCTATCTTGCGCCAAAGCCAGGGATCATGGACGAAAAGACAGCATCGACTATATCGCTCATAATGGGCCACAAGAAGAAGAGGCTGAGGAATGCGATAGCAGATTCGGCAAAGTCGCTCGGGATATCCAAGGAGTGCGCAAGGCTCGTCTCGGAGAAAATCGGGCATGCTGACGAAAGGCCGTTTCACATGGACCCGGAAACCATACTGGGGGTAGCGAAGGATGTGAACCGCGCCCTCTACTAG